A DNA window from Impatiens glandulifera chromosome 7, dImpGla2.1, whole genome shotgun sequence contains the following coding sequences:
- the LOC124909867 gene encoding uncharacterized protein LOC124909867, which produces MSWPRFLEAERCINIFLNITNWKDSAVEETFHNAKKRFWANINGLDCDIPLPDPDIHNDIINQNNDDVDPELILDLDYEFVVPNDQEGGGNHCDLHDPYAGYPIGWGDLDDIPTAKNNVVEPLPPTGWREGSNEPIPVTGIGKGSIVQIPTIGWGYDFNEPIPATRSGEASKVTRLGESYKYIVATGWGDDNNYVTENIDYGSYNHIIATGWFCVCCNGMQ; this is translated from the coding sequence ATGTCATGGCCAAGGTTCTTAGAAGCAGAGAGGTGTATTAATATCTTCCTAAACATCACAAATTGGAAAGATTCTGCAGTGGAAGAAACATTCCACAATGCCAAGAAACGTTTTTGGGCCAACATCAATGGGTTGGATTGCGATATACCACTGCCCGATCCGGACATCCACAATGATATAATCAACCAGAACAACGATGATGTTGATCCCGAACTCATCTTGGATTTAGACTATGAATTTGTCGTCCCAAATGATCAAGAAGGTGGGGGTAATCATTGTGATCTACATGATCCATATGCTGGTTACCCCATTGGTTGGGGTGATTTGGACGACATTCCAACAGCGAAAAACAATGTTGTCGAACCTTTACCCCCAACCGGATGGAGAGAGGGTTCGAATGAGCCCATACCCGTAACTGGGATTGGCAAGGGCTCGATTGTTCAAATACCCACGATTGGGTGGGGCTACGATTTCAACGAGCCCATACCCGCAACTAGGTCTGGAGAGGCTTCGAAAGTGACAAGATTGGGCGAGTCCTATAAATACATAGTCGCAACTGGATGGGGCGACGATAATAATTATGTAACTGAAAATATTGATTATGGTTCTTATAATCACATAATTGCAACTGGATGGTTCTGTGTATGTTGTAACGGAATGCAATAG